A part of Aspergillus flavus chromosome 1, complete sequence genomic DNA contains:
- a CDS encoding uncharacterized protein (uncharacterized conserved protein-domain containing protein), whose translation MAPGPFRRKPLGVDVPRTPASESPPPIAALFVIRFDIKAGYVVSWKRTVPGAEVEGIVEYKSLPSGLHNVSEDLVYFVHEQYAGISAFINQPAEEAVRNAKMFSVGVLVPLSSGRLGKSWRHAPKLRELAQIYALDMSHTEPLLKYWETYEIRDSDLSGVPPDSPLESPLSLRLRAHGERPDHSLRNRTFSDAIVLETPRPALTPFHPASSLPEFLDCFGPLIYPLYRATLLRKKILFMAEAPVHMPCNYVYDLSLLASLPNSLVPLLPPTGIPSLRPRPLFNIGIHDIPYLSSFAGVSANAQPDASWIACSTDSVLTMKSELFDVLVTLPAPYSKDAAEKVFPKISILPIPTAKHNTPQAVQLKATQRDARRYATLRKGLRQVALSEDGRSGEEDDSDAASTYSSSPIVEPISWTRLAYTSFIWWASAGEKRDGLSEEEEEEHQIQQDTQLLASVEHPTSPPSGSVSRRSLQPSDTSQEPPEIAIVAYFRRMTTQIFVTLSDAIARHDSQNATDEEVEPNDDDHIPYEDDTGDDIEPHVTIGRQPTQEDDDRSPLLQEEVCSSPRNNEESIKITTEDMAEMGLDVWSAADRIFVEELVRCWWDRKAYVDSARIRCCGISIL comes from the exons ATGGCACCAGGTCCTTTTAGAAGAAAACCCTTAGGGGTCGATGTACCCCGCACGCCTGCTTCGGAGTCGCCGCCTCCCATTGCCGCCTTATTCGTGATCCGCTTCGATATCAAGGCTGG TTATGTGGTATCCTGGAAGCGTACGGTCCCTGGAG CTGAGGTTGAAGGAATCGTCGAATACAAATCACTGCCCTCTGGCCTACACAATGTTTCAGAAGACCTAGT GTATTTCGTGCATGAGCAATATGCTGGCATCAGCGCTTTCATCAACCAGCCCGCAGAAGAAGCTGTGCGAAATGCGAAGATGTTTTCTGTCGGCGTCCTAGTACCTCTGAGCTCTGGAAGGCTAGGGAAAAGCTGGCGGCATGCCCCGAAGCTCAGGGAATTGGCACA AATTTACGCCCTAGACATGTCTCACACAGAACCGCTATTGAAGTACTGGGAAACTTATGAGATCCGCGACAGCGACTTGTCGGGCGTGCCTCCGGATTCTCCTCTGGAGTCTCCTCTCAGCCTCCGCTTGAGGGCGCATGGAGAGCGACCGGATCACTCACTTAGAAACCGCACATTCAGCGACGCTATTGTGCTGGAAACGCCCAGGCCGGCCCTGACGCCTTTCCATCCAgcttcatctcttcctgaaTTCCTTGATTGTTTTGGGCCCCTCATATACCCATTGTATAGAGCAACACTACTCCGCAAGAAAATACTTTTCATGGCCGAAGCACCCGTTCATATGCCTTGTAACTATG TATACGATTTGTCTCTGTTAGCTTCCTTACCTAATTCACTTGTTCCTTTGCTCCCGCCGACCGGTATACCTAGTCTGCGGCCCCGGCCACTATTCAATATTGGCATTCATGATATCCcgtatctttcttcttttgcagGTGTCTCAGCCAACGCCCAGCCAGATGCTTCTTGGATTGCCTGTAGCACAGATAGCGTGCTAACCATGAAGTCCGAGCTCTTTGATGTCCTTGTCACGTTGCCTGCCCCTTACTCTAAGGATGCAGCCGAGAAAGTGTTCCCAAAGATATCCATATTGCCGATACCCACCGCGAAACACAACACACCTCAAGCGGTACAGTTAAAGGCAACCCAGCGGGATGCACGCCGTTATGCTACGCTTCGCAAAGGCTTGCGTCAAGTTGCCTTGAGCGAAGATGGCCGATctggcgaggaggatgattctGATGCTGCATCGACATATTCCTCCAGTCCCATCGTTGAACCCATCTCCTGGACCCGGCTTGCATACACCTCGTTTATCTGGTGGGCATCGGCTGGTGAAAAGCGTGATGGGTTatcggaagaggaggaggaagagcatCAGATCCAACAAGATACACAGCTTTTAGCGAGTGTGGAACATCCCACTAGCCCGCCTTCTGGATCTGTCAGTCGTAGGAGCTTACAACCATCAGATACCTCTCAAGAGCCTCCTGAGATTGCCATTGTGGCATACTTCCGTCGCATGACTACACAGATCTTCGTCACCCTATCCGATGCCATCGCTCGACATGACAGTCAGAATGCGACCGACGAAGAAGTAGAGCctaatgatgatgatcataTCCCTTACGAAGACGATACGGGTGATGACATCGAACCCCATGTCACCATAGGCCGCCAACCCAcccaagaagatgatgataggTCCCCGTTACTTCAAGAGGAGGTTTGCAGCTCGCCACGTAACAATGaagaatcaatcaagatcACTACAGAAGACATGGCTGAAATGGGCCTTGACGTCTGGAGTGCAGCAGATCGTATCTTTGTCGAGGAGCTGGTCCGCTGTTGGTGGGATCGCAAAGCATACGTGGACAGTGCTCGTATACGATGCTGTGGGATTTCCATTCTTTAG